CTGCTGATGTCGGTGAACCCCGGCTTCGGCGGCCAGTCGTTCATTCCGGAAACGCTGAACAAGCTGCGCGAAGCGCGCGCCCGCATCGACGCTTACACCAAGCGCACCGGCCGCGAGATCCTGCTCGAGGTGGACGGCGGCGTGAAAACCGACAATATCGCGGAAATCGCAGCGGCCGGCGCGGACACCTTCGTCGCGGGTTCGGCGATCTTCGGCAAACCCGACTACCGCGAGGTGATCGACGAAATGCGCGCCGCGCTCGCCACTGTCGAGCGGAGCTGACGCCGTGGCCGACTCCTCGCTTGCCGGTCACGCACCGGCTACAGCCGACGGCCCGATCCGTTTTGCGACGCCGCGCATCGACGCGGCGCTGATCGATCTCGACGGCACGATGGTCGACACGGCCGACGATTTCACGGCCGGGCTGAACGGGATGCTCGCGCAGCTCGGCGCGCCGGCCACATCGCGCGACGAGGTGATCGGCTACGTCGGCAAAGGCTCCGAGCATCTGATCCAGAGCGTGCTGAAGCCGCGCTTCACGCCCGACGAAGCGCACGCGCGCTTCGACGACGCGCTCGCGATCTACCAGACCGAATACGCGAAGATCAACGGCCACCATACGCGCCTCTATCCCGAGGTCGCAGCCGGTCTCGACGCGTTGCGCGCGGCCGGCATCCAGCTCGCGTGCGTGACGAACAAGCCGCACCGCTTCGCGGTCGAGCTGCTCGAGCAATACGGGCTGATCGATCGCTTCGGCATCGTGCTCGGCGGCGACAGCGTCGCGTGCAAGAAGCCCGATCCGCTGCCGATGCTGACGGCCTGCGATGCGCTCGGCGTCGCGCCGGACGCGGCGGTCGCGATCGGCGACTCGGAAAACGACGCGCTGGCGGGCCGCGCGGCTGGGATGGCGACGCTGACGGTGCCGTACGGCTACAACCACGGCAAAGCTATACAAACGATAAATTCGGATGGTATAGTCAATTCGTTGCTGGTCGCAGCCCGCGCGATCACCGCGCACAACGCCGGCCGGCCAACCATCTGATTATTTCTTCCATCCGCATGTTTCTGAATAAAAAACGGAGTCTGAGCAGCATCGACCGGGGAGCCTGGCCCTGGCGTCGCTGGTCGCGCTAACCTCTTCGATGAGGTACGCTGAGGCTCGTCTTCAGCGCCGTTTTTTATCTCGCTGCGCATCCGCGCGCCGATCGTCGCACCACCTCGAGTTCTACCGCGCCCGAACGCTTGCGTTCAGGATCGGCCGCAGGCTCGCGACGTTCACGCCCGGTATGCCGGCCGGCAACAGGCACTTCTCGATCGACCGCCCTTTCGCCGACGGCAGCCCGCGCAGCGTCAAGTGATCCCTGGCGCACGCCGCCGCTCGTCCCGAACAGGACCGGAACATGACCGAACTCGAATTCCAATCGCTTGCGAACGAAGGCTACAACCGCATCCCGCTGATCGCGGAAGCGCTCGCCGACCTCGAAACGC
This window of the Burkholderia cepacia GG4 genome carries:
- a CDS encoding phosphoglycolate phosphatase; amino-acid sequence: MADSSLAGHAPATADGPIRFATPRIDAALIDLDGTMVDTADDFTAGLNGMLAQLGAPATSRDEVIGYVGKGSEHLIQSVLKPRFTPDEAHARFDDALAIYQTEYAKINGHHTRLYPEVAAGLDALRAAGIQLACVTNKPHRFAVELLEQYGLIDRFGIVLGGDSVACKKPDPLPMLTACDALGVAPDAAVAIGDSENDALAGRAAGMATLTVPYGYNHGKAIQTINSDGIVNSLLVAARAITAHNAGRPTI